One window from the genome of Paraconexibacter algicola encodes:
- a CDS encoding RNA polymerase sigma factor: MTRAPRDDGRRAGGPAGGVAARVEAVWRIEAAGIIARVARIVHDVALAEDLAQDALVAALTAWPQSGVPDNPAAWLTSTATNRAIDQLRRRQNLDRKHELVRTELERADPPETHDLVAAMDDIDDDILRLVFTCCHPVLGPEAQAALTLRMVGGLTTAEIARAFLTSTTTVQQRIVRAKRTLTEHDVRFEQPEPHERPARLAAVLRVIYLLFNEGYAATSGADWTRPALCEDALRLARILAGLAPTEPEVHGLAALLELQASRLAARIGPGGEPVLLLDQDRSRWDRLLIRRGLDALARAEEQGTPAGPYALQAAIAACHARAARPQDTDWGRIAALYDTLAERAPSPVVELNRAVALGMARGPQVGLALVDQLVAMDALPGYHLLPAVRGDLLERLGRNEEARAAFAQAAELTDNERERALLRRRAAGADA; encoded by the coding sequence TTGACCCGCGCCCCCCGGGACGACGGGCGACGCGCCGGCGGCCCCGCCGGCGGCGTCGCGGCCCGCGTCGAGGCGGTCTGGCGGATCGAGGCGGCCGGGATCATCGCCCGCGTCGCCCGCATCGTGCACGACGTCGCGCTCGCCGAGGACCTCGCGCAGGACGCCCTCGTGGCCGCGCTCACCGCGTGGCCGCAGAGCGGCGTGCCGGACAACCCGGCCGCCTGGCTGACGTCGACCGCGACGAACCGGGCGATCGACCAGCTGCGCCGCCGTCAGAACCTCGACCGCAAGCACGAGCTCGTCCGCACCGAGCTCGAGCGCGCCGACCCCCCGGAGACCCACGACCTCGTGGCCGCCATGGACGACATCGACGACGACATCCTGCGCCTCGTCTTCACCTGCTGCCACCCGGTCCTCGGCCCGGAGGCGCAGGCGGCGCTGACCCTGCGGATGGTCGGCGGCCTCACGACCGCCGAGATCGCCCGCGCCTTCCTCACCAGCACCACCACCGTGCAGCAGCGGATCGTGCGGGCCAAGCGGACGCTCACCGAGCACGACGTCCGCTTCGAGCAGCCCGAGCCGCACGAGCGGCCCGCGCGCCTGGCCGCCGTCCTGCGCGTCATCTACCTCCTGTTCAACGAGGGCTACGCCGCCACCTCCGGCGCCGACTGGACGCGGCCCGCGCTGTGCGAGGACGCGCTGCGCCTGGCCCGCATCCTCGCCGGGCTCGCGCCCACGGAGCCCGAGGTGCACGGCCTCGCCGCCCTGCTGGAGCTGCAGGCCTCGCGGCTGGCCGCGCGGATCGGCCCGGGCGGGGAGCCGGTCCTGCTGCTCGACCAGGACCGCTCGCGCTGGGACCGCCTGCTGATCCGCCGCGGCCTCGACGCGCTCGCCCGCGCCGAGGAGCAGGGGACCCCGGCCGGCCCGTACGCGCTGCAGGCGGCGATCGCCGCGTGCCACGCGCGGGCGGCGCGCCCGCAGGACACCGACTGGGGGCGGATCGCCGCGCTCTACGACACGCTCGCCGAGCGCGCCCCGTCCCCGGTCGTCGAGCTGAACCGCGCGGTCGCGCTCGGCATGGCGCGGGGGCCGCAGGTCGGCCTCGCGCTCGTCGACCAGCTCGTCGCGATGGACGCGCTCCCCGGCTACCACCTGCTCCCCGCGGTCCGCGGCGACCTGCTCGAGCGGCTCGGACGCAACGAGGAGGCACGCGCGGCGTTCGCGCAGGCGGCCGAGCTGACCGACAACGAGCGCGAGCGCGCGCTGCTGCGCCGGCGCGCCGCCGGCGCGGACGCCTGA
- a CDS encoding molybdopterin-dependent oxidoreductase, producing the protein MSEHKIWCGVCEATCGLVATVEDDRVVKVRPDDSHPNSEGFACPKGILYPKILEDPDRVLAPQRRRADGTFEPVSWDEALDDIGRRLNAVIAEHGRESVGVTLGNPTGWNYGAFFLTFGMAAALGTKHFFSAGSVDINNYWVVGQLLYGHNLTNPVPDFDRTDFLLVLGANPVVSHGSMVTVGNVRRRMNDIVGRGGRIVVVDPRRTETAELYEHVPVRPDSDAWLLAGMLRTIFDEGLEHRAMLAHQATGVDALRAMVADLDLDHAAAETGIPRATIEQLARDLAAAPSACVYGRCGASLSRFSTLTKYLIDALNIVTGNLDRPGGMVFPMPFLDAETFTKLFRINGYDRWRTRVDGIPEVLGTSPLACLPREAETPGPGQLRAMIAVSTNMATTSPASNDMERALAGLDLFVSLDPYITETNRHADYVLPPKMLLEREGFPLFGQLHYTIPNASWTEAIVPPRGDVRDDWWVIDQICKRIGIVPSPAPGAQLLGRLGVRVPPSLAVDLFMRIGRYGDLFGLRRRGLSRRKLLRHDGAIKLEDGLETGVLRRKLHTKDKRVHLGDPLFAREMQRMRTTPTADVEHPLRLFTIRELRSQNSWLHNVPKLMAGGRGCRLRIHPDDARERGIEDGSTVAVASRWGRIEVEARVTDEVMPGSVGLNQHWGHKGGWRTAVAAGGARYNDLVPGDAATIDVASGNAWMNGIGVEVVPVAAPAPADAAALTA; encoded by the coding sequence ATGTCCGAGCACAAGATCTGGTGCGGGGTCTGCGAGGCCACGTGCGGCCTGGTGGCCACCGTCGAGGACGACCGCGTCGTGAAGGTCCGGCCCGACGACAGCCACCCCAACTCCGAGGGGTTCGCCTGCCCCAAGGGGATCCTCTACCCGAAGATCCTCGAGGACCCCGACCGGGTGCTCGCCCCGCAGCGCCGCCGCGCCGACGGCACGTTCGAGCCGGTCTCCTGGGACGAGGCGCTCGACGACATCGGCCGTCGGCTGAACGCGGTCATCGCCGAGCACGGACGGGAGTCCGTCGGCGTCACGCTCGGCAACCCGACCGGCTGGAACTACGGCGCGTTCTTCCTGACGTTCGGCATGGCCGCCGCGCTCGGGACGAAGCACTTCTTCAGCGCGGGCTCGGTCGACATCAACAACTACTGGGTCGTCGGGCAGCTCCTCTACGGCCACAACCTCACGAACCCGGTCCCGGACTTCGACCGCACGGACTTCCTGCTCGTGCTCGGCGCCAACCCGGTGGTCTCGCACGGCTCGATGGTCACGGTCGGCAACGTCCGCCGGCGGATGAACGACATCGTCGGCCGCGGCGGTCGCATCGTCGTCGTCGACCCGCGCCGCACCGAGACCGCGGAGCTCTACGAGCACGTCCCGGTCCGCCCGGACTCCGACGCCTGGCTGCTGGCGGGCATGCTCCGCACGATCTTCGACGAGGGCCTCGAGCACCGGGCGATGCTCGCCCACCAGGCCACCGGCGTGGACGCGCTGCGCGCGATGGTCGCGGACCTCGACCTCGACCACGCCGCCGCCGAGACCGGCATCCCCCGCGCGACGATCGAGCAGCTCGCGCGCGACCTCGCCGCCGCGCCCTCGGCGTGCGTGTACGGCCGCTGCGGCGCGTCCCTGAGCCGCTTCTCGACGCTCACGAAGTACCTCATCGACGCGCTGAACATCGTCACCGGCAACCTCGACCGGCCCGGCGGCATGGTCTTCCCGATGCCGTTCCTGGACGCGGAGACGTTCACGAAGCTCTTCCGGATCAACGGCTACGACCGCTGGCGCACGCGCGTCGACGGGATCCCCGAGGTGCTCGGCACCTCGCCGCTGGCGTGCCTGCCGCGCGAGGCCGAGACCCCCGGGCCCGGGCAGCTGCGCGCGATGATCGCGGTGTCGACGAACATGGCGACGACCTCGCCCGCGTCCAACGACATGGAGCGCGCGCTCGCCGGCCTCGACCTGTTCGTCTCGCTGGACCCGTACATCACCGAGACCAACCGGCACGCCGACTACGTGCTGCCGCCGAAGATGCTGCTCGAGCGCGAGGGCTTCCCGCTGTTCGGCCAGCTCCACTACACGATCCCCAACGCGTCGTGGACCGAGGCGATCGTCCCGCCGCGCGGCGACGTGCGCGACGACTGGTGGGTCATCGACCAGATCTGCAAGCGGATCGGGATCGTCCCGTCGCCCGCACCGGGCGCCCAGCTCCTCGGTCGCCTCGGGGTGCGCGTGCCGCCGTCGCTGGCCGTCGACCTGTTCATGCGGATCGGCCGCTACGGCGACCTGTTCGGGCTGCGCCGGCGCGGCCTCAGCCGCCGCAAGCTGCTGCGCCACGACGGGGCGATCAAGCTCGAGGACGGCCTCGAGACCGGGGTGCTGCGCCGCAAGCTCCACACGAAGGACAAGCGCGTGCACCTCGGCGATCCCCTCTTCGCGCGCGAGATGCAGCGGATGCGCACGACGCCGACCGCGGACGTCGAGCACCCCCTGCGGCTGTTCACGATCCGCGAGCTGCGCTCCCAGAACTCGTGGCTGCACAACGTCCCGAAGCTCATGGCGGGAGGCCGCGGCTGCCGCCTGCGGATCCATCCCGACGACGCCCGCGAGCGGGGGATCGAGGACGGCTCGACCGTCGCGGTCGCCTCGCGCTGGGGCCGGATCGAGGTCGAGGCTCGCGTCACCGACGAGGTGATGCCTGGGTCGGTCGGCCTCAACCAGCACTGGGGGCACAAGGGCGGCTGGCGGACCGCGGTCGCCGCCGGTGGCGCCCGCTACAACGACCTCGTGCCCGGGGACGCGGCGACGATCGACGTCGCCTCGGGCAACGCGTGGATGAACGGCATCGGGGTCGAGGTCGTGCCGGTCGCAGCGCCCGCGCCCGCGGACGCTGCGGCCCTCACCGCCTGA
- a CDS encoding ester cyclase encodes MTTTTLLAAYPGRYFAAWNGRDLDAVAPILADAFHWTDPLLPAPLEHLDAAHGFFTGSWGAFPDLRFELIGEPLVDEAAARVAQEWRMLGTHSGEFPPLPVTGKPFDVTGTDVFTVDEDGRATVVRAYYDALGLMRQLGLA; translated from the coding sequence ATGACGACCACCACCCTGCTCGCCGCCTACCCGGGCCGCTACTTCGCCGCCTGGAACGGCCGCGACCTCGACGCCGTCGCCCCGATCCTCGCCGACGCCTTCCACTGGACCGACCCGCTGCTGCCCGCGCCGCTCGAGCACCTCGACGCCGCGCACGGGTTCTTCACCGGCAGCTGGGGCGCGTTCCCCGACCTGCGCTTCGAGCTCATCGGCGAGCCGCTGGTCGACGAGGCCGCCGCCCGCGTCGCGCAGGAGTGGCGCATGCTCGGCACGCACAGCGGCGAGTTCCCGCCGCTGCCCGTCACCGGCAAGCCGTTCGACGTCACCGGCACCGACGTCTTCACCGTCGACGAGGACGGCCGCGCGACCGTCGTCCGGGCGTACTACGACGCGCTCGGGCTGATGCGCCAGCTGGGCCTGGCCTGA
- a CDS encoding GlxA family transcriptional regulator, with protein sequence MPSARRIVVVAFEGAQALDFTGPHEVFAIADRLGGGGRYALRLVSPDGAPLRCSSGLRVVPDGAARDVRGPLDTLVVAGGDGTRAALRDEPFVATLGRLSARARRTCSVCSGAFLLAAAGLLDGRRAATHWSRAGELQRRHPAVRVDPDPLYVRDGDVWTSAGITAGMDLALALVEDDHGREAALDVARWLVLHTARAGGQAQFSVPLAFQAAEHAPVRDAQEAVRADPGAPHTVEALAARAGMPARSFSRAFKRETGMTPAAFVEQVRVERARELLQAGRATTEEVAAACGFGTVETFRRAFRRRLGTSPGAYRDRFRATLRSAA encoded by the coding sequence ATGCCGTCCGCCCGCCGCATCGTCGTCGTCGCCTTCGAGGGGGCGCAGGCGCTCGACTTCACCGGTCCGCACGAGGTGTTCGCGATCGCCGACCGCCTCGGCGGCGGCGGGCGGTACGCCCTGCGGCTCGTCTCGCCCGACGGCGCGCCGCTGCGGTGCAGCAGCGGACTGCGCGTCGTCCCCGACGGGGCGGCCCGCGACGTCCGCGGACCGCTCGACACGCTCGTCGTGGCGGGCGGCGACGGCACGCGCGCGGCGCTGCGCGACGAGCCCTTCGTCGCCACCCTGGGCCGCCTGTCGGCCCGGGCGCGACGGACCTGCTCGGTCTGCTCCGGCGCGTTCCTCCTGGCCGCCGCCGGACTGCTCGACGGCCGCCGGGCGGCGACGCACTGGAGCCGCGCCGGGGAGCTCCAGCGCCGCCACCCCGCGGTCCGCGTGGACCCGGACCCGCTCTACGTGCGCGACGGCGACGTCTGGACGAGCGCCGGGATCACGGCGGGGATGGACCTCGCGCTCGCGCTGGTCGAGGACGATCACGGCCGCGAGGCGGCGCTCGACGTCGCGCGCTGGCTGGTGCTCCACACGGCGCGCGCGGGCGGCCAGGCGCAGTTCTCGGTGCCGCTGGCCTTCCAGGCGGCCGAGCACGCGCCGGTGCGCGACGCGCAGGAGGCGGTCCGCGCGGACCCGGGCGCGCCGCACACGGTCGAGGCGCTGGCGGCGCGGGCGGGCATGCCGGCCCGGAGCTTCTCGCGGGCGTTCAAGCGCGAGACCGGCATGACGCCCGCCGCGTTCGTGGAGCAGGTCCGCGTCGAGCGGGCCCGCGAGCTGCTGCAGGCCGGCCGGGCGACGACCGAGGAGGTCGCGGCCGCCTGTGGCTTCGGCACCGTCGAGACCTTCCGGCGGGCCTTCCGCCGGCGCCTGGGCACGAGCCCCGGCGCGTACCGCGACCGCTTCCGCGCGACGCTGCGGTCGGCCGCCTGA
- a CDS encoding DJ-1/PfpI family protein, with amino-acid sequence MDVVIPLYDRFTMLDAVGPYQVLAAVPGTRIHWLAEQAGPVKDESGTAALVADGAWEDVPRPDVVVVPGGFGTRALLRDERALSWLRGVHEHTRFTTSVCTGSLWLAAAGILDGLEATGHWAAMDQLAELGARPTGRRVVEQGKVITAAGVSSGIDMALTLVARLVAPEAAQAVQLAIEYDPQPPFDAGSPEKAPPEIVALVRSVMDAQG; translated from the coding sequence ATGGACGTCGTCATCCCGCTGTACGACCGCTTCACGATGCTCGACGCGGTCGGGCCCTACCAGGTGCTCGCCGCCGTGCCGGGCACGCGCATCCACTGGCTGGCCGAGCAGGCCGGGCCGGTCAAGGACGAGAGCGGCACCGCGGCGCTGGTCGCCGACGGCGCGTGGGAGGACGTCCCGCGCCCGGACGTGGTCGTCGTCCCCGGCGGGTTCGGGACCCGCGCGCTGCTGCGCGACGAGCGGGCCCTGTCGTGGCTGCGTGGCGTCCACGAGCACACGCGGTTCACGACGTCGGTGTGCACCGGCTCGCTGTGGCTGGCGGCCGCCGGGATACTCGACGGGCTCGAGGCGACCGGGCACTGGGCGGCGATGGACCAGCTCGCCGAGCTCGGGGCGCGCCCGACCGGCCGGCGCGTGGTCGAGCAGGGGAAGGTCATCACCGCCGCGGGGGTCTCCTCGGGGATCGACATGGCCCTGACGCTCGTCGCGCGGCTCGTCGCGCCCGAGGCGGCGCAGGCGGTCCAGCTGGCGATCGAGTACGACCCGCAGCCGCCGTTCGACGCGGGCTCCCCGGAGAAGGCACCGCCGGAGATCGTCGCGCTGGTGCGCAGCGTGATGGACGCGCAGGGCTGA
- a CDS encoding acetoacetate--CoA ligase has protein sequence MPDAPLWSPADDLLRDSEMARLCDELGLADAAALHAWSVADVGRFWRTAVWDRFDVLHDGPAEPALADARMPGAVWFPHARLSFPEHVFRGKDDEALALQAAGEVRDGIDVWTWGRLRAETARIRAGLRAMGVMQGDRVVGYLPHVPETVAAFLATASLGATWSCCSPDFGSRTVVDRFAQIEPTVLLAVDGYAYGGRRFDRRGVVAELEAALPSLRRTVRLGYLDPAAGDWSSAFPETDEPLAFARVPFDHPLWILYSSGTTGLPKAIVHGHGGIVLEHLKTWRLQHDTRPDDRVLWFTTTGWVMWNYLVAGLMTDASIVLFDGNPGYPSMDVLWQLCADAGVTVFGTGAAYLHGCLKAGTKPRDGRALRIRAVGSTGSPLSPEGFRWVYDEVGPDTWLFSASGGTDIAGAFVGANPLVPVYEGELQAPGLGVDLQAWDDDGRPVATGEVGELVVTQPMPSMPVGFWNDPDGARYRDAYFAHYDVEEGRGPVWRHGDWISLTAHGGAVIHGRSDSTINRGGIRMGTAEIYAAVLALDEIVDAMVVDVPPTDGSGEAWMPLFVVLAEGAQLTDELRDALVRRVRADCSPRHVPDEVHVVAQVPRTLTGKVLEVPVKRLLMGHDPERAASRDALANPEAFQWFVDFARERAGAPSA, from the coding sequence ATGCCCGACGCCCCGCTCTGGTCCCCCGCCGACGACCTCCTGCGCGACAGCGAGATGGCCCGCCTGTGCGACGAGCTCGGGCTCGCCGACGCGGCCGCGCTGCACGCCTGGTCGGTCGCGGACGTCGGGCGGTTCTGGCGCACCGCCGTGTGGGACCGGTTCGACGTCCTGCACGACGGTCCGGCCGAGCCGGCGCTCGCCGACGCCCGGATGCCCGGCGCGGTCTGGTTCCCGCACGCGCGGCTGTCGTTCCCCGAGCACGTGTTCCGCGGCAAGGACGACGAGGCGCTCGCGCTCCAGGCGGCGGGCGAGGTGCGCGACGGGATCGACGTCTGGACGTGGGGTCGGCTGCGCGCCGAGACCGCCCGCATCCGCGCCGGCCTGCGCGCGATGGGCGTCATGCAGGGCGACCGCGTCGTCGGCTACCTGCCGCACGTCCCCGAGACGGTCGCCGCGTTCCTGGCCACCGCCTCGCTCGGCGCGACCTGGTCGTGCTGCTCGCCGGACTTCGGCAGCCGCACGGTCGTCGACCGCTTCGCGCAGATCGAGCCGACGGTCCTGCTCGCCGTCGACGGCTACGCGTACGGCGGTCGGCGGTTCGACCGTCGCGGGGTCGTCGCCGAGCTCGAGGCGGCACTCCCGTCGCTGCGCCGCACGGTGCGGCTCGGCTACCTCGACCCGGCCGCCGGGGACTGGTCCTCCGCGTTCCCCGAGACCGACGAGCCGCTCGCGTTCGCGCGCGTGCCGTTCGACCACCCGCTGTGGATCCTCTACTCCTCCGGGACGACCGGCCTGCCGAAGGCGATCGTGCACGGCCACGGCGGGATCGTGCTCGAGCACCTGAAGACCTGGCGACTGCAGCACGACACCCGCCCCGACGACCGGGTCCTGTGGTTCACCACGACCGGCTGGGTGATGTGGAACTACCTCGTCGCCGGACTGATGACCGACGCGTCGATCGTGCTGTTCGACGGCAACCCCGGCTACCCGTCGATGGACGTGCTGTGGCAGCTGTGCGCGGACGCCGGCGTGACCGTGTTCGGCACCGGCGCCGCCTACCTGCACGGCTGCCTGAAGGCGGGGACGAAGCCGCGGGACGGTCGCGCCCTGCGGATCCGCGCGGTCGGCTCGACCGGCTCGCCGCTCTCGCCCGAGGGCTTCCGCTGGGTCTACGACGAGGTCGGGCCGGACACGTGGCTGTTCAGCGCCAGCGGCGGCACCGACATCGCGGGCGCGTTCGTCGGCGCGAATCCGCTGGTGCCCGTGTACGAGGGGGAGCTGCAGGCCCCGGGGCTCGGGGTCGACCTGCAGGCGTGGGACGACGACGGCCGGCCGGTCGCCACGGGGGAGGTCGGGGAGCTCGTCGTCACGCAGCCGATGCCGTCGATGCCGGTCGGCTTCTGGAACGACCCGGACGGCGCGCGCTACCGCGACGCGTACTTCGCCCACTACGACGTCGAGGAGGGCCGCGGACCGGTCTGGCGCCACGGCGACTGGATCTCGCTGACCGCGCACGGCGGCGCGGTGATCCACGGCCGCAGCGACTCGACGATCAACCGCGGCGGGATCCGGATGGGCACCGCGGAGATCTACGCGGCGGTCCTGGCGCTGGACGAGATCGTCGACGCGATGGTCGTGGACGTGCCGCCGACCGACGGGTCCGGCGAGGCGTGGATGCCGCTGTTCGTCGTGCTCGCCGAGGGGGCGCAGCTGACCGACGAGCTGCGCGACGCGCTCGTGCGCCGCGTCCGCGCCGACTGCTCCCCGCGCCACGTGCCCGACGAGGTGCACGTCGTCGCGCAGGTGCCGCGCACGCTCACCGGCAAGGTGCTCGAGGTCCCGGTCAAGCGGCTGCTGATGGGCCACGACCCGGAGCGGGCGGCGAGCCGCGACGCGCTGGCCAACCCGGAGGCGTTCCAGTGGTTCGTGGACTTCGCGCGCGAGCGGGCGGGGGCGCCGAGCGCCTGA
- a CDS encoding phenylacetate--CoA ligase family protein yields MSTTPHAPFSAFRSRLEDLVLAERPEHLERRTWSRDRLIAHQRAALADLVAHAVEHSAFHARRLAGIDLTTLDPTDLRDLPVMTKTDLMEHFDDVLTVPGIDRARVEAALAATNGTPVPLTGDHLAFTSGGSSGVRGMFVYDLPALAQFVGAFSRNLLARLLSFGDLPPDGVAVAYVGAGSAVHMTGVTEPLSEGGRLGLRYTVVPATAPIADIVARLNALAPPLLAGYPSILARLADERAAGRLEITPLAVTATSEPLGPDARTRISAGFGVPLVNGYATTEGLQGMSAPDDEAIVLAEDGCIVELVGADGTPVEPGTPSARVLVTTLRNRAQPLIRYELTDRLLALPAAPDHGHLRVAVHGRDDEHLRWGDVEIHPLAFRSVLVTEPGIVEYQVHQHPDGVVVDVVAPSGDIDGDALADRLSAALAGAGAPARTAEIRSVETIARHPVTGKVRRFVPLAA; encoded by the coding sequence GTGAGCACCACCCCGCACGCCCCGTTCAGCGCGTTTCGCTCGCGACTGGAGGACCTCGTCCTGGCCGAGCGTCCGGAGCACCTCGAGCGCCGCACCTGGTCCCGCGACCGTCTCATCGCCCACCAGCGCGCCGCGCTCGCGGACCTGGTCGCCCATGCCGTCGAGCACTCCGCGTTCCACGCCCGGCGGCTCGCCGGAATCGACCTGACGACGCTCGACCCGACCGACCTGCGCGACCTGCCCGTCATGACGAAGACGGACCTCATGGAGCACTTCGACGACGTCCTCACCGTCCCCGGGATCGACCGTGCCCGCGTCGAGGCCGCCCTTGCCGCGACGAACGGCACGCCGGTTCCCCTCACCGGTGACCACCTCGCCTTCACCTCCGGCGGCAGCTCCGGCGTGCGCGGCATGTTCGTCTACGACCTCCCGGCGCTCGCGCAGTTCGTCGGCGCCTTCTCCCGCAACCTGCTCGCCCGCCTGCTGAGCTTCGGCGACCTGCCGCCCGACGGCGTGGCGGTCGCGTACGTCGGGGCGGGCAGCGCCGTGCACATGACCGGGGTCACCGAGCCGCTCTCGGAGGGCGGGCGGCTCGGCCTGCGCTACACCGTCGTCCCGGCGACCGCGCCGATCGCCGACATCGTCGCCCGCCTGAACGCCCTCGCTCCGCCGCTGCTCGCCGGGTACCCGAGCATCCTCGCCCGGCTCGCCGACGAGCGGGCCGCCGGCCGGCTGGAGATCACCCCGCTCGCGGTCACCGCGACGAGCGAGCCGCTCGGACCGGATGCCCGCACCCGCATCTCCGCGGGCTTCGGCGTGCCGCTGGTCAACGGGTACGCCACGACCGAGGGCCTCCAGGGGATGTCGGCGCCCGACGACGAGGCGATCGTGCTCGCCGAGGACGGTTGCATCGTCGAGCTCGTCGGCGCCGACGGCACACCGGTCGAACCCGGGACCCCGAGCGCGCGGGTCCTGGTCACGACCTTGCGCAACCGGGCGCAGCCGCTGATCCGCTACGAGCTGACCGACAGACTGCTCGCGCTGCCCGCCGCCCCGGACCACGGCCACCTCCGTGTCGCGGTGCATGGTCGGGACGACGAGCATCTGCGCTGGGGCGACGTCGAGATCCACCCGCTGGCCTTTCGCTCCGTCCTGGTGACCGAGCCCGGCATCGTCGAGTACCAGGTGCACCAGCACCCCGACGGGGTCGTGGTCGACGTCGTCGCCCCCTCGGGCGACATCGACGGGGACGCGCTGGCGGACCGACTCTCCGCCGCCCTTGCCGGGGCCGGGGCGCCCGCGCGGACCGCGGAGATCCGGTCGGTCGAGACGATCGCGCGGCACCCCGTGACGGGCAAGGTCCGACGCTTCGTGCCACTCGCCGCCTGA